Proteins from a single region of Hordeum vulgare subsp. vulgare chromosome 6H, MorexV3_pseudomolecules_assembly, whole genome shotgun sequence:
- the LOC123406092 gene encoding uncharacterized protein LOC123406092: MAPSAAAAASTESDGAQRMAKFLCSFGGSILPRPLDGRLRYVGGDTRIVMLPRDISYSDLAARMRELYDDADIIKYQQPDEDLDALVSVVNDDDVVNMMEEYDKLIAAGEGFTRLRVFLFSQHLDDEAASAAVHYHGDERETERRYVDALNSLGDMRSPSSPVSVEQLFGIGGNESGIPDIAGLRHLNVPRASHNQRYGEMDSPWSPAYISPGQYGVPDPRDFPISPSSARFQVGAEDFDERIPDDFVRQSPKYRHYEAQSPPHVDSLVWLPPGAVIQQNAGFPGNLGRSGNFLDGNSVYDSRSSFQKGQGSVSDPRYMDPRWRPVQQHFDQSSMASEYSAHPANLRPDYGRPSEHYAVGQDVRLENGIYVKEQTGGHPPMFYNESHSHDRSWHVHPNQSHQRYDDPRLNLPPNGRVMDPYADSNSANSAFAPSKVYDMNSTSHCRSSHESPHYYQGSGEHINDAYHNQQVVSSGSYVQTSGFEESTGQHYSHTSTYGGDTFYQMQQNLPPLQSMRRRASSPVHTGSSYESPHLPILNGSINSNFVRNTGDVSPRVPGMPAYDRVPNPWPSPNGNIPYRIVGHDIPAGVENSSSLGPRSGPNTAQYVQPFFAPESVQQQPGAPLVEFFPERASAGPMLAPLDGKVSVAAVPLADHLSRLDINTTKKFEGADDERDTQNVTEIKPSHAASDPSTLVHNVGVDLQRGKPTENDGGAVALQQCGDISENRLNFLPEFVASVKKAALEESEKPVEVQPDARPANSPVCDNDKDGKKFDENTDGDQDPDVHGSCDQHKSSGIESTPAEAEALSKGLQTIKNDDLEEIKELGSGTYGSVFHGKWRGCDVAIKRIKASCFDGRPSERERLIADFWKEAQILSSLHHPNVVSFYGVVRDGPDGSLATVTEFMVNGSLKQFLRKKDRTIDRRKRVILAMDAAFGMEYLHGKNIVHFDLKCENLLVNMRDPQRPICKIGDLGLSKVKQHTLVSGGVRGTLPWMAPELLSGKSDMVSEKIDVYSFGIVMWELLTGDDPYSDMRAAEIIGGIVNNSLRPQIPSWCDPEWKSLMEGSWAGEPAQRPSFTEISQRLRKMAAAMNVK; this comes from the exons ATGGCGCCCTCTGCTGCCGCTGCGGCCAGCACCGAGTCTGATGGGGCACAGCGCATGGCCAAGTTCCTCTGCAGCTTCGGAGGCAGCATCCTTCCCCGCCCGCTCGACGGCCGTCTCCGTTACGTCGGCGGCGACACCAGGATCGTCATGCTGCCCCGTGACATATCCTACTCCGACCTGGCCGCGCGGATGCGGGAGCTCTATGACGATGCCGATATCATCAAGTACCAGCAGCCTGATGAGGATCTTGATGCACTGGTCTCggttgttaatgatgatgatgtggTCAACATGATGGAGGAGTATGACAAGCTCATTGCTGCCGGAGAGGGCTTTACTCGGCTCAGGGTCTTCTTGTTCTCGCAGCACCTGGATGATGAGGCTGCATCAGCAGCTGTGCATTACCACGGGGATGAACGGGAGACAGAGAGGAGGTATGTCGATGCGCTTAATAGCCTTGGCGACATGAGGTCACCTTCATCTCCTGTATCGGTGGAGCAGCTTTTTGGCATCGGAGGCAATGAGTCAGGAATTCCCGATATTGCTGGCTTGCGGCATTTGAATGTTCCTCGTGCCTCACATAATCAGAGGTATGGGGAGATGGATTCTCCTTGGAGCCCTGCATATATCTCTCCAGGGCAGTATGGGGTGCCTGATCCAAGGGATTTTCCCATTTCACCATCATCTGCAAGGTTTCAAGTTGGAGCAGAGGATTTTGATGAGAGGATTCCTGATGACTTTGTGAGGCAATCACCAAAATATCGGCATTACGAGGCTCAGTCACCGCCACATGTGGATAGCTTGGTCTGGCTTCCACCTGGTGCTGTAATTCAGCAAAATGCTGGCTTCCCAGGGAATTTGGGCCGCTCTGGCAATTTCTTGGATGGAAACAGTGTATATGACTCCCGCTCGTCATTCCAGAAGGGTCAAGGTTCAGTCAGTGATCCTCGTTATATGGATCCCCGTTGGAGGCCAGTCCAACAACATTTTGATCAATCGAGCATGGCAAGTGAGTATTCTGCTCACCCTGCTAATCTGCGTCCAGATTATGGTCGTCCTAGTGAGCATTATGCTGTAGGCCAAGATGTTAGGCTGGAAAATGGTATTTATGTGAAAGAGCAAACTGGTGGTCACCCTCCCATGTTCTACAATGAATCACATTCTCATGATAGATCTTGGCATGTGCATCCCAACCAAAGCCATCAACGGTATGACGATCCAAGGTTGAATCTGCCTCCTAATGGTAGAGTGATGGATCCGTACGCTGACAGCAACTCAGCCAATTCTGCATTTGCACCCAGCAAAGTCTATGACATGAATTCAACATCTCACTGTCGCTCAAGCCATGAAAGTCCCCACTATTATCAAGGCAGTGGCGAGCATATCAATGATGCATATCATAACCAACAAGTTGTAAGTAGTGGCTCCTATGTCCAGACATCAGGTTTTGAAGAATCGACAGGCCAGCATTACAGCCATACTTCAACATATGGTGGTGATACCTTTTACCAAATGCAGCAGAACTTGCCGCCACTTCAATCCATGAGAAGGAGAGCAAGCAGCCCTGTTCACACGGGCTCATCATATGAATCACCGCACCTGCCGATCCTAAATGGGAGCATCAACTCCAACTTTGTCAGAAACACAGGTGATGTTAGTCCAAGGGTCCCTGGTATGCCTGCATATGATCGAGTCCCAAATCCATGGCCTTCACCCAATGGCAATATACCATATAGAATCGTTGGACATGATATTCCTGCTGGTGTTGAAAACTCTTCTTCCCTTGGTCCTCGGTCAGGTCCAAATACTGCTCAGTATGTTCAGCCTTTCTTTGCCCCAGAATCAGTCCAGCAGCAACCTGGAGCTCCATTGGTAGAATTTTTTCCTGAAAGAGCATCCGCTGGACCCATGCTAGCACCGCTTGATGGTAAAGTATCTGTTGCTGCGGTACCACTTGCTGATCATTTGTCCAGGTTGGACATCAACACAACAAAGAAATTTGAGGGAGCAGATGATGAAAGGGACACCCAAAATGTGACTGAAATAAAACCTTCACACGCTGCTAGCGACCCTAGCACCTTGGTTCACAATGTGGGAGTTGATCTCCAACGGGGCAAACCTACAGAAAATGATGGTGGGGCTGTAGCATTGCAGCAGTGTGGGGATATATCAGAGAACAGATTAAATTTCCTTCCGGAGTTTGTTGCCTCTGTTAAAAAGGCCGCACTGGAAGAGTCTGAGAAGCCAGTAGAGGTTCAGCCAGATGCTCGTCCTGCGAATTCACCTGTTTGTGATAATGACAAAGATGGAAAGAAGTTTGATGAG AATACTGATGGAGATCAGGACCCTGATGTGCACGGAAGCTGCGACCAGCACAAAAGTTCTGGGATCGAATCTACACCCGCTGAAGCTGAAGCTTTGTCTAAAGGATTACAG ACTATAAAAAATGATGATctggaggaaatcaaagagcttggTTCGGGTACTTATGGGTCAGTCTTTCATGGTAAAtggaggggatgtgatgttgccatcaAAAGAATAAAAGCTAGTTGCTTTGACGGAAGGCCATCTGAGAGAGAGCGCTTG ATAGCGGATTTCTGGAAAGAAGCTCAGATCCTGAGCTCGCTTCATCATCCAAATGTAGTTTCATTCTATGGTGTTGTTCGTGATGGTCCTGATGGAAGCTTAGCGACTGTTACCGAGTTTATGGTCAACGGGTCTCTCAAACAATTCCTGAGGAAAAAAGACAG GACAATTGATCGCCGCAAAAGGGTTATATTGGCCATGGATGCTGCATTTGGCATGGAATATTTGCATGGGAAGAATATCGTCCATTTTGATCTTAAGTGTGAGAACCTACTGGTAAACATGAGGGATCCACAACGACCAATCTGCAAG ATTGGTGATCTCGGGCTATCAAAGGTGAAGCAGCATACTTTGGTGTCAGGTGGTGTTAGAGGAACCTTACCATGGATGGCACCAGAGCTTTTAAGTGGGAAAAGTGATATGGTGTCAGAGAAG ATTGATGTCTACTCATTTGGTATTGTGATGTGGGAGCTACTTACTGGGGACGATCCATATTCTGATATGCGTGcagctgaaattattg GGGGCATCGTGAACAATTCTCTTCGTCCTCAGATCCCTTCCTGGTGCGACCCTGAATGGAAATCATTGATGGAAGGTAGTTGGGCTGGCGAACCAGCTCAAAGGCCATCCTTCACTGAAATATCTCAAAGGTTGAGGAAAATGGCCGCAGCAATGAACGTGAAGTAA